The genomic region CATGGCTCCCTGGGCTTTGCTGCCCACAGTCAAGATGGCCACCCACACTGGCCTCCAGTCCTCAGAGAGTgggtgggggtgcagggtggTCGCCAGCCTTCGGCCAGTGTCTCCGGGGTATGCAGCCTGGTCCACCCCTACCCCGGGCTCTCTGATTGACTGTGGGCACTCCCATGTAAGTCCTGCCCCTGGAGTCTTCCAGGCTGTGGGGCAATAGTCGCAGGGTGACAGGGTAATTCAGGCCATCCTGGAGTCACACGGGGGGCTGGGGGCACCAGAGGAGTTATCTAACCCCCGGGGGACGGAAAAGCCTTCCAGGAAGAGATGTTGCAAGAGCCAGGCTCTGGGGGACGTGTGAGTGATTTCTCTCCCCACCGACAGGGCAGCTGGGGCAAGGCCAGAGGTGTGGGGTGCCGGGAAACCGCAGCCTTTTGCTGTGGCTGGAGTGTGGGgtccagagagaagagagggtGGGAGGTGAGACAGACGGGGCCCAGGGGACAGACCTGAGGGGTTGAGGGGAGCCCGGGGAGATTTTGGAACAGGCACGTGTCTTCCCCGGGCTCCCCTTGTTTTCCTCAGTCCTTTCCTGGAGGGCCTGGGCTGACTGGGGTGGGGGCCGGAGAGGGGAGGCCTCTCAGGAGATGTCTGAGCCCCTCCCGCTCCCCATCCCCTCCAGGTGCGGAGCCCAGCTCCCCCCGGGGCTCCTGGGCCTTCTCAGTGAGTCTGGGGGAGCTCAGGTCCATCCGCCGTTCCAAGCCGGGCCTCAGCTGGGCCTACCTGGTGCTGGTCACGCAGGCCGGTGGCTCCCTGCCCGCCCTGCATTTCCACCGTGGGGGCACCCGCGCCCTGCTCCGCGTCCTCAGCCGCTACCTGCTCCTGGCCAGGTGAGCCTGGTCCCAGGCCACAGCCTGACCCTTCGGAGCTGGAAAGGAGATACAACCCAGATTGATTTTCAGGGCAGAAAAAGAGAATCGAGGGGCGTGGCGCATATAACCCTGAGATAAAGGGTAGTTTGGCATCGGGCTGGACGGGCCCCAGATCACAGAAAGAGTTGGTCTCCTTTCCCTCAGTTTGTATTACCTTCTGGGGGGTCTTGGGGCAGAAAGCGCCTCTATCCCACACCCCAGCACTTCCTGGGGCTGTCCCTCTGTGGCCTGTGCCTGAGTCGGTCATACTAGCCGGGCAGTGAGAGGGCCTCGTTGGCCAGCCCTGGGACCCGGGCCGCCCCTGGGGTGCATTCGTGGTCTCAGGCCTGGGATGGGGGTTCCCCATGGGCCGTCAGGATGCTGCCTGGGGTTGCCCACACACCCCACCGCCCCCCGCAGCTCCCCGCAGGACTCCCGCCTCTACCTCGTGTTCCCCCACGACTCCTCAGCGCTCTCCAGCTCCTTCCACCACCTCCAGCTCTTTGACCAGGACAGCTCCAACGTGGTGTCTGTGAGTCCGCAGGGCCAGGCTGGCGGGCGTGGGCAGCATGGGGCGGACCGTGCCGGAGGCTGGGCTGTGaccacccctccaccccatccctagCGCTTTCTCCAGGATCCCTACTCCACCACCTTCAGCAGCTTCTCCCGTGTGACCAACTTCTTTCGGGGAGCCCTGCAGCCACACCTGGAGGGGGCCTGCCCTGACCTGCCCCCGGCCCCAGATGACGAGCCCGAGCCCGGGTTCGAGGTCATCTCCTGTGTGAGTATCCACGTGGTCGCCTTTGCTCTCGCAGCCACCGTGGGCGCGGGGCCGCGTCTCCCTAGGCTCGGATTCTAACAGCGCCTCCCTCACCAGGCTGCTTGAGGGGCTGTGCTGGAAGCGCTTGTGGCCGCTGCGCCTGGCGCCTGTGGTTAATGGTGGGGGGCTTCTCACTGAGCCACATAGGAGATGTTTCCAGCCCTGCATGTTCTGTGTGTCCGTCCAGCTGAGAGAGGCTCTGAGATGCCTTGGAGGGGGccggggggcagggctggggactgCTGGGCGGCCTAGGCCTTGGGCTCACCCGCCTCGCCTCGTGTCCCCCAGGTGGAGCTGGGGCCGCGGCCGGCCGTGGAGCGGGCGCCTCCCGTCACAGAGGAGGAGTGGGCCAGCCACGTAGGTCCCGAGGGCCGCCTGCAGCGGGTCCCAGAGCTGAAAGCCCGCATCTTCTCAGGGGTGAGGAACTGGGGGGGTGGCAGGGCGGGGCAGGGCAGCGGGCAGCCAAGGGGAGGCCCCTCTGAGCTGCCCTCCACCTCTGCCCCAgggtctgagccccagcctgCGGCGCGAGGCCTGGAAGTTCCTCCTGGGGTACCTGAGCTGGGAGGGCTCGACGGAGGAGCACAAGGCCCATGTGCGCAAGAAAACGTGAGTGAGAAGGCACGGCCCCTGCCCTGCTGGGCTTAGCCCCTGACTGCCCTAGCCTCCCGAGTCCACTGGAGGTTTCTGATCAACCGCATATCCCTTGATCAAAGGGATCAGGGACATCAACCCACACATAGCGGGATGGAGGCAGTGGGCCGGTGTCTGATGCCGTTTTCATCCCTGGGCCATGCCATATCACGGATGTGCAGCGGGCTTCCTACCCACCGTGCGGCCACCTCTCCTGGCTTATCTTGTGCCTCTGCTGTGTATTCTGGTCCCTGCCCCTGGGGCTCTCTCTCCACTGGGGCTGACAGACTGTGAGCAAAGCCCACAAGGGTGTCCTGTGTCCCAAGAGACGCCGCGGAGGGGAGCGGCGGTGAGCTGGGCTGAGCCCGCGGGTGAGGTGTCAGGGGTGTCCTTactgctcccctctcccctctcaggGACGAGTACTTCCGCATGAAGCTGCAGTGGAAATCTGTGAGCCCCGAGCAGGAGCGGAGGAACTCCCTGCTACACGGATACCGCAGCCTCATCGGTGGGTGGCGGCGGGGATGAGGGTGCCAGGCCAGAAACGAGGTCATCTAGGGGTCAGGGGGAGCAAGATGGGCGCAAGCAGGGGTGAGTGGCCAGGATGGCGAGGCGAGGCGAGGCACGGGGGGCGCTCCAGgcttcctgggttcaaatctctaTTCACTGAGCGATCTCGGCAAGCAATGTGATCTCCCTGGGCTGCAGTGTCCCCACCTGTCGCTGGTTTGGTGACTGAGGCTGGTAGGGCGTGGCCAGCCCTTGAGTGTTGACATGCAGCACCTCCCATGGGAGCAGCCCAGACGGTCTCTGGAGGGCCCACAGCTGCCTAGGCATGCTGGCGGCCGGCAGGGACCGGACCCCGCTCCTTTCACACCTTCACTTTGTCTCCTGTCCCCGCAGAGCGGGACGTGAGCCGCACCGATAGGACCAACAAATTTTACGAGGGCCCCGAGAACCCAGGACTGGGCCTGCTGAACGACATCCTCCTAACCTACTGCATGTACCACTTCGATCTCGGTGCGTTGCAGtccggggaggggctggggccggCCTTCCAGGGGGCCAGGGGCACTGCAGGCCTGGGCTGGGCCCTGACCCTGTGTCCCCCCAGGCTACGTCCAGGGCATGAGTGACCTTCTCTCCCCGATCCTCTACGTCACCCAGAACGAGGTGGACGCCTTCTGGTGTTTCTGCGGCTTCATGGAGCTTGTGGTGAGGctcagggcaggggtgggaggcaggtcCCTGACGGGCCCCGGGGGCTCTGGCTCCTCACGAGGCCCTCTGCCCACAGCACGGGAACTTCGAGGAGAGTCAGGAGACCATGAAGCGGCAGCTGGGGCAACTCCTGCTGCTCCTCAGGGTGCTGGACCCACCGCTGTGCGACTTCCTGGGTACGTGTCTTGGCAGGTGGAGCCGGGGATGGTGGGGCCACAGATGGCATCCAAACGTGTGGATGTGTGGATGTGGTCCAAATGAGAAACAACCCCCCAGAACCCAGAAGTGATGTGTAAAAGCAGGACTGCAGTTTGGAGCAAAACCTCGATAAATGGAGATGTGGgcacccccccgcccccgtccCCGCCCGCCATGTCCCCGCTGCCCAGTGAGGTGGCTCCTTTGTGTCCCGTCAGTTACACTTTTCAGATGAAGGACCCGGGCCTGGTTCCTCACAACTCCCAGCTCCATCTAGCTCTTTTCTGCACTCACCCCTGAGCCAGGGATTGGATACTGGTTCTTTGGGCTCCTGAGGGTGGGACTGCTGCATTTTTGGCTTTAAAATTTGTCTGCATTACTTGTTCAGTATAAAAAATGCAGGAAATTCAGGGAAAGGAAGTTGAAGTTGCTGTTGCTAGAACTGTTCTTTTGAACACAGATGGTGATAAATAAGCTAGTTGATGGGTGGACATTTCTTCACCAAAATTTAGGGTCACGCTGGGGAGGGGAGATGTAGCTGGCCTCCCGTCACTGAAGAGAAAACTATGGCTTAGAAAGCACACGCCACTTTCAGGGACGCTAGGACGTTAGCTGCCTCTCTGTGTCATTTGGAAGTTTTCTAAACCATCAGTTTTATCAACTATATGGTGTTCTGTTCCGTTTAAGGATGTACAAGAGTAGATTTAGCCTGACCtgctggacatttaggttgtttgtaGTTTTTCACCATGATAAATCTTTATTTGTGGGTAATGCCTTTAAATTCCAAGAAATGATTTCTATCCGCATGTATTTTTACATCTTTTGAAACATTCATCCCTGTCACTGCTTTTCTGGAAAGGTCTGCCAGCTTACGTTTTCGCTAGCAGTGTACTCCAGGGCCTGGTCGCTCACACCCGTCCCCACCAGCTTTGGGTGTTGACCAGATTGTTATTCTTCCTTTGAGGGGATTGGTTTTACTGCTTCCCTCCCACATGAGAGTGGAGACCAGGGGTGCCTCCTTGCATCTGGAGCCTGGAAGGCAGGATGGGAAGGGTTCCTGCTGACTGGAGCAGCTCCCCCCACCACCTTCTCCACCCCCATGAGCTCTCCATCCACTTGCGAGACTGGTGTGGGTTCTTAGCCACCAGCATGACTTCTTAGAGTCCAGTCCTTACGTCAGGTGCCCTGTGAATTAGAGCGGGATTGGGGTTGATAGCATTGCCCATCCCGCCACTGTCCCCCGCTCCAGACTCCCAGGACTCTGgttctctctgcttctgcttcCGGTGGCTGCTCATCTGGTTCAAGAGGGAATTCCCCTTCCCGGATGTCCTCCGGCTGTGGGAGGTGCGCCAGCTGGGTTGAGGGGGAGAACTGAGGCAGATAGACTGGAGGGTGGGCGGGGAGGTTgatgggaggtgggcagggcatgGGGCCGacctgggtggggcctggggtggAGGCTTTGCCAGTGAACGCCCCCTCCTTGGGCACTGCCAGGTTCTGTGGACAGGGCTCCCCGGCCCCAATCTGCATCTGCTGGTGGCCTGCGCCATCCTGGACATGGAGCGGGATACCCTCATGCTTTCCGGCTTTGGCTCCAATGAGATCCTCAAGGTGAGACCCTGGCTCCCTCCCAGTCCCCTCCCCTGGAGGCACATCAGCAGGGTGTGAGCTCTGTGGAGGTGGGCACCTCCCCTGTGCCACAGTCCCTTTGGGTGGGGGGTCCTCAGAATAGGGTTGTTGAAAGTGTGGTGAGCTAAGCTGTGGGCACGGCGGCTGGGGGCGCCTCTGTGCGTCTCCTGCTCCGTCTTATCACCTGCTCCCTCAGAGAGCATGTGGCCCCTGCAGGAGTGggccacctgcccctcccccagtgcACTAGTGTGGGGCGGGCCCTTCCCCTCCTTGTATGCTGTGCCTGGCAAGCAGCCTGAGAGCATGACCTGTCCTGATCCCCGGGCTCCACTGTGAACCGTAAGAGGGCCAGCCCCTTGAGTCTTCCCTCCACTGTGTCCCCAGCAAGAGGCACAGAGCAGGcgctggggtggtggtggttgagtGCTGGCCGGCAGGCGGGCCTGACCCACCTCCTCCCGCAGCACATCAACGAGCTGACCATGAAGCTGAGCGTGGAGGACGTGCTGACACGGGCCGAGGCCCTCTACCGGCAGCTAACCGCCTGCCGGGTGAGTCCCTGACCCCTCCTGATACCCTCCCCCCAACCTCTAGGAAACCTCTGACTTGACGctcctaccccccaccccacaacctTGCAGGAGCTACCCCACAACGTGCAGGAGGTCCTAGGCTTGGCGTCGCCCGCAGAGCCACAAAGCCCCTCACCCCCTGCCTCCCCACTGCCGCTGTCGCCCACCCGGGCCCCACCGGCTCCGCTGCCCCCGGCGGACACGGCCACAGCCACGCAGCCTGACAGCAGCCTGGAGATCCTGCCTGAGGAGGAGGACGACGAGGAAGGCGTCGACTCGTAACCGTGCTGGATGACCACAGTAGCCCCACAGGACTAGACACTTTATCCAGCTCCCGCCCCACGACCCCACCCCTGCTGGAGTCTGGGGATGCAGGAGCAGAGGGGCGGGGCCCTCCACCCACGCCTCTCTTCTCTCCGCTGATTTCTTGAAACTGACACTTTCCTGTCCAGGTGGCCTCgagagggtggaggaggaaggCCACCACGCTGGCTTGGCCCTGGATGGGGAGGCGGGTGGTGGCAGCTCATGGTCTCCCCAGACCGCTCTGCAGAGTCGATGTCTGACTGCTGTGACCCTGATCTGGTCGATGAGGTGTAAGAGGCAGCCCCTTGGGGGTGGGTGAGTGATGGGTGGTTGTGGAGGCAGGGCTCCCTTACTTGCCTGAGTTTGGGGCTTTTGGAGGAGCAAGGATGGGGTACTGGTGTGCGGCCGCCACGTAGTAGATGAACTGGGGTACATCCCGGACCTAACTCAATGGGAGGGCCTGCGGAGCTGCTCGCTCGGGCCCTGCCTACCAGCTTCTtgttatgagaaaaataaactcgTGTTTCACCCACTGTCAGCTGGGCTTTTACTTGCATAAGGATGCATCGGTGTCATTTACAACCGTGAAGGGCACTATGATTACCACTATTTACCAGTGGCGCAAAGCGGTGTCCATCCTGTACCTCCTACTACCCCAAGTGGAGCCCCACGGCGCAGGAAGGAGGAGGACCTCTTCCAGGGCTCCCGGACAGGCGCAGCGCCTTCTACCGCGAAGGCTTCCGGTTCTCCTCCCTGCGAACTGGGGAAACAAACGACTGAGCCCGGGAGAGGGCGGGACCACACGGCTGATTCCAAAAGTACTTTAATACTGGCTCTTCTTTAGGGTCGAGTGCGCGGCGGTTACCGCATGTGAGGCTGGAGAGTGGGTGCCCTGCTCACTTTCGAAGGGGCaccggtggtggtggtgctggtggtgggagGGCGCCAGGTGCCCATGTCCCACCTTGTTGACAATCCGGGGCTCCTTCAGGCTGCTGCTAGAGCCAGAGCCGGAGATCCGACTGTTGATCAAGATTGCGGCCCGCAGTGCCGACTTGACTGCCGTCTCCACCCAACCGTGCGGGTAGGCCGTGTGCTCCCCGGCGAAGTAGATGCGGCCATAGGGCACCGACCAATCGTACTCCCGCCCCTCGTCCTTGTCGGTTTGAAAGAGCGTGGGCGGCTGCACCACGAAGCCGCCCTGGCTGTGCGGGTCCTCCGCCCAGCGCTTGATGATACCGGTGCCGTCCCAAAGTCGGTATGCGATGGGCCCGTGGAGCGCCGCCACGTCGTCGAGCGCCAAGCGCAGCGATTCGGCCAGGCTCCGGCCGGCGAACGGGGCCGCCGCGTCCGACCACGTGTACGAGGCGAGCAGCAGCGCGCCATCGCCCGGCGCCGGGTAAAAGATCACCCGCGACGGGCGGTCGGTGCTCGAGTGGCCGCCCTCGATGTGTTCGTCGTGCCAGAAGGGCCGGCGGAAGCTCAGGAACACCTTGGTGGCCGGCACGTAGTGCAGCCCGCGCACCGCCTCCTGCCGCTTGCGCGTCAGCGGCGGAGTGAAGGTGATGCGCTGCAGAGCCGGCCCGCTCACAGTCAGCAGCACCACGTCGGCCATCATGGACTTCAGGTTCCGGGTCCCGTGCGAGGACTTGATGTGCACTTTCACCTCGTGCGTGCCCTGCTTAATCGCCACGACGGGCGCGTGCAGCAGCACCGGCCCCGACAGCGAGCTCAGCAGCGCGCGCGGCAGCAGGTCCCAGCCGCCCACGATGCGGCTGTACCTGCGGGAAGGGCGCGAGTGTGATGGACTCTggggccccgcccctccccagcgGCCCCCATCCCCTGGCGCTCCCCGTTTCAGGTCTCACCTCCCGGTTCCCTCTAATTCCCTGCCTCCTCGTCCACCGCCCCCCTCGCCCGTCCCCGACATCCCTCGAGGCCGGGAGGTAGAGCGATGTGACCCGGACACGCCGTCTCGGCCCCTCCGGACCACGCCCCTCTCCGGGAAccttccttcctccagaggaCCCCGGACGCAGGGAGAGTGCAGGCGGGGCCTAGCGTGTCTCCCCGCCCCTTgtcccggccccgcccctccacATGCCCCGCCCACTTGTGGCCGCCCGGATCCGCCCCGCAGTCTCACCGGAGCCGGTCGCTGAGGCAGCTGTGGGCCCGCAGGGCCTCTGCGAAGCTGAGATAGAAGAAGCCGTCCTTGGACAGCACGTCTCCCAGGAGCCGCACGGCCGGCTGGCTCAGGTTCCCCTCCCCGAGGAGGTATTCCTGGGGACGGCACGGCCCGCGTCAGGGCCCAGGCAGGCCAGGCCGACCAGCTCCGTCCCTACtcccggggggcggggggcgcttCCCGCGGAGCCTCTCGCTTTGTGTCGGTTCCCCGGACCTTGGCGATACGGTCCCTCCTCTTGTGACAGATGAAGGAAACCAAAGCCCAGAGAGGGGCGTGTCCAGCCTCGTCAGGAAAGGAGGTGGTGGCAAGCCCAAGCCCGGCATCCCCGGTTCCTGCCTTCTGACTCCGTCGGCGCCTAAGCCCCAGGAGCACCCTCCTTGTCCGACTCCCGCTCAGATAGCGACACGGAGGCCCCCACTCACCAGGAGCGTGTGCCTTTCAAACTTCATCATTGCCTTCTTGCAGCCCAGTGTCCGGAGGTCTTTGATGGCCTGTGGTGGGACAAGCTGCTGAGCTGTGGGGACAGGACCTGGGAGGCCCTCCCCAGCTCTCTTGCCCACGGCCGCCCATTTACTGCTGTCATTCGAGCTCCCAGGACGTGGCCCATGCTGTGCCCTCAGCTCTGCCCTCCACTGCAACTCAGTGTCTCCCCCTGGGAAGTCTTTCCGAGTCACAGCGTCACACAGCCCTGGTTGGGTGTTATTCTGCCTGCCCGTCCAGCTCCCAGCCCCTCACAGGCAGGGATGGAGCCGGTCTCAGTCGGCCCTGTGTCTTTCTGGTGCCCAGTAATTATTTGTCATCTGGATCGCCGTGCATCCAGACAGAAGCCGAGTCAGCCATCAGCCCTGACAGGGCATGACTCCTCAAGGGGAGTTATTCTTGGCACCTCCCCTAGCCCAGCCTTCCCGTGGCTCCCCAGCGCCTGCAGCCACGGAGTTCCAGCCCTCGGCCTGGCGTTCAAGGCGGCTGCCAGGCCCTTGGTCACCATCCCTTAGGGCAGCTCCGGTCTACAGCGCAGTGTCCCGTGCCCAGACCGCCCTCTGGCCCCCCACCTCCGCGCCCCTGCTCCTGCTCCCCCATATCATCTCTGCAGGGCACCTGAGTGGCCATCGTTCACCGCTCTGTTCCCATCCTGGAAGCCTCCTGCCCCTCTGATTTCAGCCCTCTCCTTTGTCCACCTGGCTTCTCCCAGGTGGCCAGGGAACTCCCCGAAGGTGTCccttcactcacactcacccTTCCCCTCATGTTTTCCTGGACTCCCTAAACTGGGCAGTGCCAGGGCACAGAAAAGACCTCCACTAAGTGCCCACCCTTGAGGTGGTCCAGGCCACTGAGAAGGGGATGGGAGATGGGCATCAGCAGTATTTAAGGGGAGCCTAAAGACGGAAGAGCCAGCAACGGGAGACCAGAAGGAATGGGAAAACGGCAGCCAGGTCAGGAGGAGGCATGTGGGCCCGGGAGGACGGGGCAGGGGAACGGGGCTGCAGGGCTCGTGGATGTGCCTACCCTGTTGAGAGCCATCTGGTAGATTTCTTCGGGTGAGCGGCCCTTCTCCTTGGGGTTCAGCTTGTAGCCTAGCTTCTCGGGCATTTTCTCCACCACATAGTTACGCAGCTTCACCTCGTTCACCTCTGTCCACGTGTTCTCGTCATACTGGGTGAATTTGGTCAGGTTGAGGCCCAGGCTCTTGCAGAGCTCATGGAGGATCCTGAGGGGGTGGAGGTGCCTGTGAGAgtcgggcgggggcggggaccCCTCTCCCCAGCAggacttggagaagggaagggcgtAGGTGGGGCAGCTGGATATGGGGTTTAGGGATGGGCATGAGCCTGGGGCAGGGCTAGATTGGGGGTCCTCGGTGCCAGGGACCAGGGACTGAAGTGAGAACAAGGCTAGAAGGCAGAGGGTTTGGGTTTGGAGCGGGAGTTCAGGGCTCGCTTTCACTGGGGGTGAAGTGGAATAGTGACAGAGTGGGCTGGAtgggggtgggagctgggggtggggaaaggacCAGGGTCGGGGACAACAGAGCTGGGGGTCTGGAAGGGCTGGACACCGTGGCCTGAGTGCTTCAGGGGTGCGGTGGTGGGGCTAGAGGCGGGAGGCCAGATTTGGGGGCGGAGTCTAGGCCTGACTTGACCAGGGCGGCAAGTTTAGGGTCCGGGTTGGTCTGGGCTGGCATTGGAGCAGTGATGGAGCCGAGCATCCCACTGAGCCTTGGCTCGGGGCTGGGGTGGCCTCGCACCTGCTTGGCCGCCAGGCCCGGCCTCACCTGTGTGAGCTGGGCATCCGCATGGCCCCCAGTTCCCCAATCCAGCCTGTCTTCCGGTCGCGGTAGGTGAGGATGCGGCCCCCAATCCTGTTGTCTGCCTCCAGGATGGTGACCTGGGGAGAGGCGGCAAGCAGGTCTTTCAGCTCTTCCCACTGGCCCCCATCTCCACTCTGTGGCAGCCCCCCTGCACCCCGCCTTCCATCCCCACAGCAGCATAGATGGAGACCAGAGAAGGACCCTTTTTTATGGGGAGGTGAGGGGCTGGCGGGAGAACAGGTCACAGTGAACATGTACAGTGTGACGGTTGGTTTCCAGACTCAGCAGGAAGGCTGCTGGGCAGATTTCAGAGGGACTTCCCGGCTTAGGGAGTGGGGAGATTCCCTGTGCAGACTAAAGCCATTGGCCCAGCCCATACTCATTCTTGGATTCAGTGAGGGGGACAGCGGTGCGACTTCAGGGGGCACTTCCCCTGTCTGGactttccctccctctccaccaACACAAATCCCCCCCCAGGAGCTGGGCGGAGGTTTCCAGAGACTTCACTCTAGGATGAGAGTGGGGCAGGGGAAGTGAAAGGTCTCAGCACAGACACGCGCAATCCCTCTGGGTTTCATGTTACTGCAGAGGGTTCCAGGCCCCCGACCCCCAGACCACAAGGAAAGCAGAgatccctctcccctcccccctccccccatcataCCCACCCCTCAGTAGGGACATGGCCGGGTCCCTCCACCCGGGACTCCCAGCTGCAGCAGGAAAGACTTGAGGCAGACCTCCAGCATCACTTCTCACCTTGTGTCCAGCATCGCTGAGCACCTTGGCGGCCACCAACCCGGCCACGCCCGCACCAACCACAACCACCCTCCGGGGCTTCAAGGTCCGATTGAGGCCCAAGGTCACAACTTTGAGCAGCTGCTCGTAGTCTGGGTCGTGCATGCATTTCTCGAAGGGGTCATAGATGTGGGCCGTCTGCCAGTCCAGGGAGGCCGCCAGGCTAAGGAAGACGGGGACCAGGGCGAGGAGGCgccaggctgggggcaggaggacagggTCAGTGGGCAGGTCGGCAGGTGTGTGGACAGGGGCTGCTGGAGCAAAGCAggttctgccccctcccctcctgactTACCCAAGGGGTCCATGACTCTCGTGTCTGGGTTGGAGATGTGTCTGGGTCGGAGGGGAAGCAAGGCCGCTGTGACAGGAGCCTGCGTCCCCCAAGCCTGGCCCGCTGGGGGCTGCCGGCTCCCACCTCAGCCCTTGCTCCTAGGGCTGTGTGCGTTCGCTAACCCTGGGCTGGCCGGCTCCTGGCCCCTGCCCAGCGCCGCTCTCCTGTCCTGCCTGTCTCTCCTCTGTGCGTTCTGTCTCACCTCCTCTGGTCTCCTTGCTACTCCCACCTCGGCCCGGCTTGCCCTGTCTCCCCTTCCCCCGTCTGGGTCTGTGGGGCCCCGTCTGTCTGTCCGCAGCCTTCTCGCCACCTCAGGCTCCCAGGCGCACCCCTCTCTCCTCCGGCCCCTCCGCTCATCTGCCTGCCGCCGTGTCCCCCTCGCTGGCCTTAAACCCAGTGGcaccccgccctcccctccctttTGGGAAACCCAGCTGTGGGAAATGAAACTCCGTTCTTGGGCTGCAGGTCAGATGCTCAGAGTCTACTCAAGGCTGGAGCCggtcgggggcggggggagcacatcaatctgttttcttcctcttgcCCCAAATAGTTCAGGGGCAGCTGGGCGGCTGCAAGTACACACTCAGGTGACCGTGCTGAGTGCGGGGGCTGGCCCGGCCTGCTCCGAGCCCCGGGTCCCCCTGAGCTGGCCCCTGTGCCTGCGCTCTGTTCTGCCGCCTTCTcaaggcgggggcggggcgggggcgttTCTGGCCTTGAGGCAGCATGCTCCCAGGGACGGCTGAGTCCTGTCCTGAGTCCTGGGTGTCAGCCGTCTTGGTGCCCTGGAGGGTCCTCACTGGCTCCCATCCATGTGGCcgctctgaacctcagtttcctgctCAGTGAAATGGGCACAGCAGGGGGACCCGTGGGCAGCAGGGAGAGCTCTGGGCGAGCCTGCCCGGGTCCTGAGCCCAGCACCTGCCAGCGGACACTCGGGGAAGGCCTTCCCTTCTAGGTGGCTCGGGCCTGTATCTGTCAAGTGGAGGCCACTGCAGCACCGGTGGGAACAGGCAGTGAATCCAGGTCGGGGCCAGGAACAGCCCCTGGGGTCAGGACTAAAAGCTGCTTCTTAGGAAATACCAGTGAGTGCTGCCCAGGGGGAGCCCAGGGGGATTCAGTGAGGACCCCTCAAGCCCAGCCCTGCACCGGGAGTGCTCCCTGCGCCTGCACTGGGAACCACTGACACTTCACTCAGGCcagggcgtgggggtgggggcgacCTCAGAGAAACCACTCGGGTGCTTCTGTCTGTCCCTGCCTTCGGCCATCACCACTCGCTGCCTGTGGGTGCTCTTCTCCTGAGAGGTGAGCTGCAGGCAGGGAGAAGAGGCTGATCTGCCTCCAAGGAACCCCCACCTGGCTCACGGCTTCAGCTTCGGGGCTTTAGCTAAGGGATGTACGATAGGTCCCTTGAAAGGgtcggcggggtgggggggggtggtggagaGGCGATTGTGGGGACTTTTCTTGGGGTTGGAGGAGAGAGCACCAGGCGGGCGGGTGGTGAGGAAAGGCAGAGGGCAGCGGGTCCTTTCAGCTGATGGGAAAATCCAAACTGTAAATCAAAGAGGGATGTGGTCTGGTGGA from Bubalus bubalis isolate 160015118507 breed Murrah chromosome 18, NDDB_SH_1, whole genome shotgun sequence harbors:
- the IL4I1 gene encoding L-amino-acid oxidase isoform X1, with protein sequence MGTERARQSQPCSECPHSSPGVLETREGGAGCPRGRGLRHISNPDTRVMDPLAWRLLALVPVFLSLAASLDWQTAHIYDPFEKCMHDPDYEQLLKVVTLGLNRTLKPRRVVVVGAGVAGLVAAKVLSDAGHKVTILEADNRIGGRILTYRDRKTGWIGELGAMRMPSSHRILHELCKSLGLNLTKFTQYDENTWTEVNEVKLRNYVVEKMPEKLGYKLNPKEKGRSPEEIYQMALNRAIKDLRTLGCKKAMMKFERHTLLEYLLGEGNLSQPAVRLLGDVLSKDGFFYLSFAEALRAHSCLSDRLRYSRIVGGWDLLPRALLSSLSGPVLLHAPVVAIKQGTHEVKVHIKSSHGTRNLKSMMADVVLLTVSGPALQRITFTPPLTRKRQEAVRGLHYVPATKVFLSFRRPFWHDEHIEGGHSSTDRPSRVIFYPAPGDGALLLASYTWSDAAAPFAGRSLAESLRLALDDVAALHGPIAYRLWDGTGIIKRWAEDPHSQGGFVVQPPTLFQTDKDEGREYDWSVPYGRIYFAGEHTAYPHGWVETAVKSALRAAILINSRISGSGSSSSLKEPRIVNKVGHGHLAPSHHQHHHHRCPFESEQGTHSPASHAVTAAHSTLKKSQY
- the IL4I1 gene encoding L-amino-acid oxidase isoform X3 — its product is MGTERARQSQPCTWRLLALVPVFLSLAASLDWQTAHIYDPFEKCMHDPDYEQLLKVVTLGLNRTLKPRRVVVVGAGVAGLVAAKVLSDAGHKVTILEADNRIGGRILTYRDRKTGWIGELGAMRMPSSHRILHELCKSLGLNLTKFTQYDENTWTEVNEVKLRNYVVEKMPEKLGYKLNPKEKGRSPEEIYQMALNRAIKDLRTLGCKKAMMKFERHTLLEYLLGEGNLSQPAVRLLGDVLSKDGFFYLSFAEALRAHSCLSDRLRYSRIVGGWDLLPRALLSSLSGPVLLHAPVVAIKQGTHEVKVHIKSSHGTRNLKSMMADVVLLTVSGPALQRITFTPPLTRKRQEAVRGLHYVPATKVFLSFRRPFWHDEHIEGGHSSTDRPSRVIFYPAPGDGALLLASYTWSDAAAPFAGRSLAESLRLALDDVAALHGPIAYRLWDGTGIIKRWAEDPHSQGGFVVQPPTLFQTDKDEGREYDWSVPYGRIYFAGEHTAYPHGWVETAVKSALRAAILINSRISGSGSSSSLKEPRIVNKVGHGHLAPSHHQHHHHRCPFESEQGTHSPASHAVTAAHSTLKKSQY
- the IL4I1 gene encoding L-amino-acid oxidase isoform X2, which encodes MQHISNPDTRVMDPLAWRLLALVPVFLSLAASLDWQTAHIYDPFEKCMHDPDYEQLLKVVTLGLNRTLKPRRVVVVGAGVAGLVAAKVLSDAGHKVTILEADNRIGGRILTYRDRKTGWIGELGAMRMPSSHRILHELCKSLGLNLTKFTQYDENTWTEVNEVKLRNYVVEKMPEKLGYKLNPKEKGRSPEEIYQMALNRAIKDLRTLGCKKAMMKFERHTLLEYLLGEGNLSQPAVRLLGDVLSKDGFFYLSFAEALRAHSCLSDRLRYSRIVGGWDLLPRALLSSLSGPVLLHAPVVAIKQGTHEVKVHIKSSHGTRNLKSMMADVVLLTVSGPALQRITFTPPLTRKRQEAVRGLHYVPATKVFLSFRRPFWHDEHIEGGHSSTDRPSRVIFYPAPGDGALLLASYTWSDAAAPFAGRSLAESLRLALDDVAALHGPIAYRLWDGTGIIKRWAEDPHSQGGFVVQPPTLFQTDKDEGREYDWSVPYGRIYFAGEHTAYPHGWVETAVKSALRAAILINSRISGSGSSSSLKEPRIVNKVGHGHLAPSHHQHHHHRCPFESEQGTHSPASHAVTAAHSTLKKSQY